GATTCGACGTACTTTCAAAAGCCACGAACTCAACTCAGGCTGGGAGTCGAatagtttcttcttttttttcatatttattattatttttttaatctttcttcaGTTCTAAACttctaattgatttttttttttttggaacatgtAGATCTATATATCCAGTGGCATTAATGGGCATGGAAGCTGACTCGTCCTCTTTCCcaagttcttcttcttcttctactgcTCAAAGGAAGTATGACGTCTTCCTCAGTTTCAGAGGCGAGGACACCCGCAACAATTTTATGGATCATCTATTTAATGCTTTGAAAGGCAAAGGCATTCACACGTTTAGAGACGACGAAGAACTTAAGAAAGGGAAAGCCATTGGACCAGAGTTGTTGGAAGCCATAAAAGAATCCAAATTTGCTGTAATCATTCTCTCAAAAGACTACGCATCTTCAACTTGGTGCTTGGATGAACTTGCACACATCATTTTTTGCAAGGAAGAGAAGGGAATGACAGTTTTGCCTGTTTTTCATTATGTCGATCCATCTGATGTACgaaaacaaaggaaaacttTTGAACAGccttttgttgaatatgaaaaaAAGGAGAACAAAGAGAGGGTCGAGAAATGGAGAGTTGCTCTGAGACAAGTGGGCAACCTCGCTGGATGGCATTTAAAGGATACTAGGTAACACAACTtgacatatttatttattttaaatattcaaatgaCTCACTTCAAGTATATAACTTATTGACTCTATTTGGAACCTTATAAGTAGATCTATTTACATGTTTCGTTGTACATCTTTCGATTTTGTCCTGATcgcatattttttttctttcagtcAACAGAATTGCACAttaagtttgtattttttttttttgtttgtttgtttttttgttaccTATAGGTGGTTCAAACTCAATGTATATTGAACTTTCTTAATTGCAGGCCTGAGTCACAAGATATCCAAGAAATTGTGGGATGCATATCACTTAACTTGAAATATGATGCATTCCCATATATTACCAAAGAGCTAGTAGGAATATACTCTCCAGTGGTGGAATTGGAGTCGTGTTTAGCTGTAGGGTCAAATGATGTTCGCTTCATAGGAATTTGGGCTATGGGGGGAATGGGTAAGACAACTCTTGCTAGAGTTGTTTATCATATGGTTTCTAAAGAATTTGAAGCTCATGGTTTTATTAAGGATGTTaggaaaaaatttgaaaattatggtTGTGTTCCACTACAACAGAAAATTATTGATGACATTTTGAAGGATAAGGATTTGAAAATAGAAGAGGAGTATGATGGAGTTCTCAAGATCAAGAGTAGGTTAAGTCGTAAAAagattcttcttgttcttgatgaTGTAGATAAACCgaaacaattaaaaatgttATCTGGGGAGCATGATTGGTTTGGTCCCGGCACTAGAATTATCATAACAGCAAGAGATAAGCATGTGTTGGAGGCACATGGAGTGGATACAATATATGAAGTTAAAGGATTGAATGATGAaaatgctcttcagcttttttGCTCGAAAGCTTTTAGAAAAAAGCATGTACTTGATGATTATATAGAGCTGTCTAATCATTTTTTGAAGTATGCTGGTGGCCTTCCCTTAGCTCTTGAGGTTTtgggttcttttttgtttggaaaaagtAGTGTCGAATGGAAAATTGCGTTAGAGAGACTCAAAGAATTTCCTGAGGAAGTAATTCTCCAAGTACTTCAAATAAGTTTTGATGGACTACAAAAGCCACAAAAGGAAATATTCTTGCATATTGCATGCTTTTTTAATCATCAGAAGAAAGATCATGTAGTAGAAAAACTAGATATTCTTGGCCTTTACCCTGTTCTTGGATTGGAGGAACTCATTGATAAATCTCTCTTAAAAATTATGTATGACGATATGGTGTGGATGCATGATTTACTTGAAGAAATGGGTAGGAACCTAGTTTTTCAAGAGTGCCTTGATGATCCTGGGAAGCGTAGTAGACTATGGGTTTATAAGGACAGTGACAAAGtgttagaaaaaaataaggtaGGAGTTTAAGCAGAGAATTTGATCTCTTTCCCTATCTTTTTGttcaacaaatttcaaatttgaattgttatgctaataatatattttgcaatttttCATGATTATTAGGGAACAGAAGCAATTCAAGCCATGGATATTTTAAGTACttataatgaagaaaaagaggcaCGTTGGAACCCTAAGGCCTTTTTGAAGATGGAGAATCTTAAATTTCTTAGAATTTGTGGCATTCACCGTGTCCCCACACATCTTCCTAATGATTTAAGAATTCTTGATTGGATTTCATATCCTTCAAAATCTTTGCCATCAAGTTTCCAGCTAGATGAGCTTGTTCAACTTTGTTTACAACAGAGCAAAATTGAACATCTTTGGATAGGAATAAAGGTAAGCTTGTTAACAACTTTGCTTTTAAATCACAATAAACGAACACTAGGAAACTAAttattctaacttttttttttcttcttttatcagaattttgacaagttgaagttCATTGATTTGGCTAGCTCCTTAAACCTAATCATAACCCCTGACTTCACCGGAGTGCCAAATCTTGAGAAATTAGTTTTGTCAAATTGCACAAAGTTA
The sequence above is drawn from the Quercus robur chromosome 7, dhQueRobu3.1, whole genome shotgun sequence genome and encodes:
- the LOC126693566 gene encoding disease resistance protein RPS6-like isoform X5, which encodes MGMEADSSSFPSSSSSSTAQRKYDVFLSFRGEDTRNNFMDHLFNALKGKGIHTFRDDEELKKGKAIGPELLEAIKESKFAVIILSKDYASSTWCLDELAHIIFCKEEKGMTVLPVFHYVDPSDVRKQRKTFEQPFVEYEKKENKERVEKWRVALRQVGNLAGWHLKDTRNIVRQECLDDPGKRSRLWDYEDIDKVLKKNKGTEALKAMDIVSTYNEQQVVCWNPEAFSKMENLKYLRIYGILHVPTHLPNDLRILDWILYPSKYLQSSFQLAELVKLCLQQSKIEQLWTGIKVSILLKLCFFKLQ